One segment of Salvelinus fontinalis isolate EN_2023a chromosome 12, ASM2944872v1, whole genome shotgun sequence DNA contains the following:
- the LOC129867448 gene encoding uncharacterized protein LOC129867448: protein MEQSNSARSRATSVTETTEEGKLNSVEDLTLMDFLQNLTEKQWRGIREGMFDPLTKQQLASLCLRIDQFLSDKLMQIIIPGLYELLGIQDAASSQLSQRSLTASLTSLLDDKANTKSRVRFTEAGVPKRPGRRKSYNIFRIPTPHPSSNCMEQKEEEEQESQQHKFKEFYLTKEMGSLGSGSYLPKGAMRSQTSLSEVQKKTTNSESLHVLLGLSEDTLVTCVQDSLQGSLSKLACMSDSPSGSAGSMMLIPAVMAELAKDVKSAVSLVVKSASASQTSLVTSGRRGDSETKVTESMVRELAAKLEKVDQESKSLTGQVMTTISDTKVAFVDENEHSLLEVLKDKITFLASHVGFIDDLDALIRKYESSYNISESGSSCTLTSKSIQKLSSRLFLTSAMQAVSGVLAKKVSSLSFPSSVVQSEITGAVSGQTLSGIVKTESIHPVGSAASVVVKTFVSDMKSLAESEESLQQKSAWSAAAHIYHRIQNNLKDYFGKLQRCALKSIVTSDDNITNAEFKETVPLPCLDMKYRPSKSEPQLPESTGEVTLQRGLSESSKLLWAQTDSEESKLLLTTCTKEVISELLVLYNTQMSKEDPLYTVGEKGSDFSIEREQFVECVLAQLGDISHSRASSSIVCEFPSQIEDSRSNATASLTSLLNCMKKLSSEEFKRNATQAVSEFLVEKSTSSLTSAKPAYSVASRSGSIQNRYTWSKDICADSAAFGIIDTFVEDLQSLAQPAEVEEREPDLLEKAQKLQNRIWSATTSLYNNIKKTLKDFTIHQRRSDMLSRMSSDIPTEDSEHLGTKEHICLASQDLRQASKSVPHLPSLNLEVALYRGVSESSKLLWTETDEALLTNSTKKVISTILTSCEDQTSNAPCFSTVGKKISDMSLEVNVLVGGVLSQLNNISWSRSPTPCEDMFERLQDSPERTSPVSLDCSTAASKGIASSHSLSTKSLQKLSSHEFQTKAEKGVSEVLSRSFNIVEEGTTDQSVSTSTTSTDIIQTMVKDQQELTQTTHSSDMVSGTSLLTTGQVSEKRIWSVARNIYHSLQSKIKEIIRKDLQRSDTTLDSIKMFTYQSSSASLRANLGHLEVNQSSVTSGGKDACVDIPHKLLPKTTELSGSMLEDNGMIRCRSAASQKTRKFSSSRSSISPTPTSKLRQSQWHFALPGTPIPTEFPAQIDFPIVRNTIIEDFIHTEDLLPLTFVDKVRQAAGVVVNIMVESVENTQENGQGASHLDDLRSAVRKLRKIISTWTIHIFSHELVDKVIAIQDSHSTPHVLTLEAAKSVSDSILSRLKWGKEQCAISKKLSSHLLQIFAEETVKGFLKQWSDEYENINFDVSVQNDPKTSTCMVILQMITKATAKCYFESTTSVATSDIVEGVFDLARDTISSTGEQVLTFNTKASKKVSKNLCPQESLEYQPQNTSPTVYFTESMTNSHGFFAPEGNYDIASSFPRPSQEKSRKPSLFTRLCRAITKGFSSPFKSSRKSK, encoded by the exons CTGACAAAACAACAGCTTGCCAGCTTGTGTCTGAGGATTGACCAGTTTTTATCGGACAAGCTGATGCAGATCATCATCCCAGGTCTTTACGAACTACTGGGCATCCAAGATGCTGCCTCCTCTCAATTGTCACAGAGATCTCTCACAGCGTCACTCACCAGCCTGTTAGACGATAAGGCTAACACCAAGTCCCGCGTGAGATTTACTGAGGCTGGTGTACCTAAGAGGCCAGGCAGACGAAAGTCTTACAATATCTTTCGCATCCCGACTCCCCACCCTTCCTCCAACTGTATGGAGCAAAAAGAGGAAGAAGAGCAGGAATCACAACAACATAAGTTCAAGGAGTTTTACCTGACTAAGGAGATGGGCAGTCTGGGCAGTGGAAGCTACCTGCCCAAGGGGGCCATGAG GTCTCAAACCTCTCTGTCTGAGGTGCAGAAGAAAACAACCAACTCTGAGTCGCTACATGTCCTTTTAGGTCTCTCAGAGGACACCCTCGTCACCTGTGTGCAGGACAGCCTGCAAGGTTCTCTCTCCAAACTTGCATGCATGTCCGATTCTCCATCTGGAAGTGCAGGCTCTATGATGCTAATCCCTGCTGTAATGGCAGAGTTGGCTAAAGATGTCAAGTCGGCCGTATCACTGGTCGTTAAGAGTGCCTCCGCAAGTCAAACCTCTCTAGTGACATCTGGAAGAAGGGGAGACTCAGAGACCAAAGTGACTGAAAGCATggtgagagagctggctgctaaacTTGAAAAAGTTGACCAAGAGAGCAAGAGTCTAACAGGGCAAGTCATGACCACCATCTCTGACACAAAGGTGGCTTTTGTTGACGAGAACGAACACAGTTTGCTGGAAGTTCTGAAGGACAAGATCACGTTTTTGGCATCGCATGTTGGCTTCATTGACGATCTTGATGCCCTGATAAGGAAATATGAGAGCAGCTACAATATTAGTGAATCTGGTTCCTCCTGCACGCTCACGTCTAAGAGCATCCAAAAACTCTCCAGCCGGCTGTTTCTAACATCAGCAATGCAAGCAGTGAGTGGAGTTCTTGCCAAAAAAGTCAGTAGTTTGAGCTTTCCTAGTTCAGTCGTTCAGTCTGAGATAACAGGTGCTGTATCAGGTCAAACATTGTCTGGCATTGTAAAGACAGAGTCAATTCACCCAGTGGGCTCAGCAGCGTCAGTAGTTGTTAAGACTTTCGTGTCAGATATGAAGTCCTTGGCTGAATCTGAAGAGAGTCTGCAACAGAAGAGTGCCTGGTCTGCTGCTGCTCATATCTACCACAGAATCCAAAACAACTTGAAAGATTATTTCGGCAAGCTTCAGCGATGTGCCTTAAAGAGCATTGTCACATCTGATGACAACATCACAAATGCTGAGTTTAAGGAGACAGTTCCACTTCCTTGCTTAGACATGAAGTATAGGCCCAGTAAGAGTGAGCCTCAGTTGCCAGAGTCCACTGGTGAAGTTACTTTACAAAGAGGCCTAAGTGAGAGCTCAAAACTTCTTTGGGCACAAACTGACTCAGAAGAAAGCAAGCTCCTTCTGACAACTTGCACTAAAGAAGTCATCTCAGAGCTTCTGGTCTTGTACAACACTCAGATGTCAAAGGAGGACCCCCTGTACACTGTTGGAGAAAAAGGATCAGACTTCTCTATTGAGAGAGAACAATTTGTAGAATGTGTTCTGGCTCAGCTTGGGGATATCTCCCATTCCAGGGCCTCATCATCAATAGTATGTGAGTTCCCCTCTCAAATTGAGGACAGCAGAAGTAATGCCACAGCTTCTTTGACCAGTCTGTTAAATTGCATGAAAAAACTCTCAAGTGAGGAATTCAAGAGAAACGCCACTCAAGCAGTGAGTGAGTTCCTAGTTGAAAAGTCCACCAGTAGCTTAACTAGTGCAAAGCCTGCATATTCTGTAGCGTCCAGGTCTGGTTCCATTCAAAACCGGTACACATGGTCAAAGGATATTTGTGCAGATTCTGCTGCCTTTGGCATCATTGACACATTTGTGGAAGACCTGCAGAGCTTGGCGCAACCTGCagaagtagaggagagagaacctGACCTCCTGGAAAAAGCACAAAAGCTACAGAACAGGATCTGGTCAGCTACCACTAGTTTATATAACAATATTAAGAAGACATTAAAGGACTTCACCATTCACCAGCGGAGGTCAGACATGCTGAGCAGAATGTCCAGTGATATACCCACAGAGGACTCTGAACATCTTGGGACTAAGGAGCACATTTGTTTGGCAAGCCAGGACTTGAGGCAAGCTAGTAAGAGTGTGCCTCACTTGCCCAGTTTGAACCTTGAAGTGGCTCTATACAGGGGTGTCAGCGAGAGTTCAAAACTTCTCTGGACTGAAACAGACGAGGCTCTACTGACCAATAGTACCAAAAAGGTCATTTCAACAATCTTGACCTCATGCGAGGATCAGACATCAAATGCACCTTGCTTCTCCACAGTAGGAAAGAAAATATCTGATATGTCCCTTGAGGTCAACGTGTTGGTAGGTGGTGTTCTGTCTCAGCTGAATAACATCTCCTGGTCAAGGTCCCCAACACCATGTGAAGACATGTTTGAACGTCTCCAAGATTCTCCTGAGCGAACCTCTCCAGTAAGTCTAGATTGCAGCACGGCTGCCTCCAAAGGCATTGCATCTTCCCATAGTCTTTCAACAAAGAGCCTCCAGAAACTCTCTAGTCATGAGTTCCAAACCAAAGCTGAGAAAGGAGTGAGTGAGGTCCTCTCTAGATCATTTAACATTGTGGAGGAAGGTACAACAGATCAGTCTGTATCTACATCCACCACATCTACTGATATTATACAAACCATGGTGAAAGACCAGCAGGAGCTCACCCAGACCACCCATTCATCTGACATGGTATCTGGAACCTCCCTGCTCACCACTGGACAGGTTTCTGAGAAAAGGATCTGGTCTGTTGCTCGTAACATCTACCACAGTCTGCAAAGTAAGATTAAGGAGATTATCAGAAAAGATCTTCAAAGATCAGACACAACTCTTGATTCAATCAAAATGTTTACATATCAAAGCAGTTCTGCATCACTGAGAGCTAATCTCGGCCATCTTGAGGTCAACCAGAGCAGTGTTACATCTGGTGGAAAAGATGCCTGTGTGGACATTCCGCATAAATTACTACCTAAAACCACTGAGCTCTCAGGATCCATGCTGGAGGATAATGGCATGATCCGTTGTAGGAGTGCTGCCAGCCAAAAGACAAGAAAGTTCTCTTCTTCgcgctcctccatctctccaacacctACTTCAAAATTAAGGCAGTCGCAATGGCACTTTGCTTTACCCGGGACTCCCATACCCACTGAGTTTCCTGCTCAGATTGACTTTCCCATTGTAAGAAACACAATCATTGAGGACTTCATTCACACAGAGGACTTACTTCCTCTAACCTTTGTTGACAAAGTTAGGCAAGCTGCTGGGGTGGTAGTGAACATTATGGTGGAAAGTGTTGAGAACACACAGGAAAATGGACAGGGTGCTTCTCATCTTGACGACCTCCGTTCTGCTGTTAGGAAATTGAGAAAAATAATTTCCACTTGGACCATCCACATTTTCAGTCATGAATTGGTGGATAAAGTGATAGCCATTCAGGACAGCCACAGCACTCCACATGTCTTAACATTGGAAGCAGCCAAAAGTGTTTCAGACTCCATTCTTTCAAGGCTGAAATGGGGAAAGGAACAATGTGCCATATCCAAGAAGCTCTCCTCCCATCTTCTCCAGATATTTGCTGAAGAGACAGTGAAGGGCTTCCTAAAACAGTGGTCAGATGAGTATGAAAATATAAACTTTGATGTTTCAGTCCAGAACGATCCAAAGACTTCTACTTGTATGGTCATTCTTCAAATGATCACCAAAGCCACTGCTAAATGTTATTTTGAGTCCACTACCAGCGTGGCCACCAGTGACATTGTAGAAGGCGTGTTTGATTTGGCAAGGGATACCATCAGCAGTACTGGAGAGCAGGTCCTCACCTTTAACACAAAG GCTTCCAAGAAAGTTAGTAAGAACCTCTGTCCTCAAGAGTCTCTGGAGTACCAGCCTCAGAACACTTCCCCTACTGTGTACTTTACAG AGTCGATGACAAATTCTCATGGCTTCTTTGCTCCAGAGGGAAATTATGATATTGCATCGTCCTTCCCTCGTCCTTCCCAAGAGAAGAGTCGCAAACCCTCCCTTTTCACCAGATTGTGTAGAGCCATCACGAAAGGCTTTTCCAGCCCATTCAAATCTTCAAGGAAAAGCAAATAA